The genomic segment TCGTAACGCCAATCGCCAAAATCCGAAAATCTAACCCAAACACCCGTCTATGCATCCGCCTCCGTCTCCGTACCATCTCTCCTACCAAAACGTTAGCCAACCTCCCCACACAAATGTATCTTCTATCCACCCAAACTCACGGAATGTATTGTATCCTATACTCCTCCTCGAGCGTGGAGCGCATCTCATCCGGCAACTGGCCCGACACCTTGATCGCATAAACACCCGCCACGTAGCCATCCAAGCGCTGCCACTTGGCAACCCACGACTTAGCCGGGTTCGCAAGCGTGATGAGTCCCTCGAAGACCTGGGACGTGCAGCTCTCGATCTGGTCCTGCGAGCCAGCGAGGTGCAGGAATTCTTCACAGTTCGGGCATCCTTCGTCACGGAAGCGCTTTCGCAGGCATTAGTATTTTTTGACGCGGGCTTGGAAGGGTGGACTTTGCAGCACGTACCGAGTAGGTCATGACGATGGAGCAGACCATGCAGGCGCGTAGGTAGCGCTGCTGGCCGGGCGTGACGAAGTTGGACATTTTGCGCTGTCGgtgtgctggtgttgaggttgttggatggttgtggtgttgcagtTGACTTGGGTAGTTATGCATGTATCCGATATGCAGGATACAGCAgattcaacatcaaaaagTCACCGAGGTTTCTCACTTCCAATGCGGCATAGAAATCAAAATAACAAGGAACAATAAGAAAGACAAAATGGCATCAGCACCGTCATCACAGAAACCGTCCGCAAAATGGGGCCAAGAAACCTCCCACGTGCTGCGCACCCAAAAaatttcatcaccattctccTACGCCCATCTGGAACTCATTACAGACGGACCGCAAGAAATACACCTTGACAATCTCCTCGTCAAATCATACTGCACTGCCGCTCTGAAACAATTTCTAGGACTCACAGGCCAAGCAGTTCCAATTGATATACTCAAGGCCGAAAACAGAGCGTGCTGGGTACGACTTCCCAAAGAAGATCTCAAATCCTTCTCAGCTGCCATCACGGCATACAATGGCGTGAGTGAAGGGGATACGAGATATATCTTACGAATGAAGAGGTGCTCAGACTGGTTGGGGCTGCTTACTGATACGGAGGACGAACCATGATGATATGCCATGAAATTCTCTGGGGAAAAAATGGGCGAAGAAATGATGGAGTGGTACGTGGTTTACTGCGATATACATCTACGGGTATCTATGTACTAGATGCTTTTTTTCACCCGGCCGAGAAACCAAGAACAACCATGTGAAATTCACCAAGAAATACCGCCATCTCCTGACTCCGAGCCAGAATGCCATGTTGATGCAATCGACAGGACCTTTTTTACATTTTGGGGGTGGCGTGGGACCATTTTACTTTATTCAGCTTGTCTTATCTACATCAGAGATGACATGAGAGAATTTTGGGCATATGCCTATGCGGAGGGTCAGAAATGATGGTCATATGGGCGAGGAGGACACGTCGAAACTTACCATTGGCTTGATGTCCGGGTGCGGTACGGCATCAAACTGCTCATACCGGAGCTTGTAGTCggacttgatgttgatgtacgCGCCGCGATTCTCCGTCGAGTCGCAGTACTTGGGCGCGGAGAAAACTACATTCACGTTAGCATCGCCAGGCAAAAGCTGCTATAACACGAGCAAACATACCGGTAATACACTTTCCATCATGCTGGACTTCATAACCGTCCATGCGCACTTCATGACTTCGAATAACAGCCTCGAGACCGTTCTTCTCACAGAATTTCTTGGTGATGTCGGGGCCGAACTGCATTCCCACGCCTCTTTTGCTGGGGCCACGACCGGGCTCATCTTGCGGATCGGTCCacagcatctccatcatgAGACCTGCTTGGCCGGGCTGTCTTTGGTTGTGTCTGTTCAACTTGCGGATATCGTCCAAGGTGATATTGTCATCGGAGAACAAGCCGCCGTGAAGGACAAGATACTTTTCGCCAACGAGAGTGGCGAGGGGAAGGGCAGAGAAACTTTCCGAGAATAGTTTGAAGACTCTGCGCAGGATGTTGTTAGCACTCGGATGAAAAATAAAAGACCGTTCAAAGGTATACCTTTCGTTATATTTAGCCTTGCATTCTCCCTCGAAACCGTACACGCGATTCATGTCGTCCGTTTCGTGGTTGCCACGGTTCAGGAAGAAGCCGTTTGGTCTCAACCACTTGAAAGCGTATAGGAGCAAAGCAATCTCGGTGGACCATGACCCTCGGTCGACAAAATCACCGTTAAAAAGGTACCAGTGCTTCTCGTTTGGAACTCCATTGCGACGGAAGAGTTCCATCAGATCAAAGTATTGGCCTGTTACCGACGCAGTTAGTTATGTTGATAGAATACTCTGTATCCAGGTTAAGGCAGCACTGACCGTGAGTGTCACCGCAGACGGTCAGCTCGACATCATCGGGAATCTCCATCTCGACCATTGTAGCCTCGTCGTAgacaatcttcttgacaGCGAGAATGATTTGGTAGACGTATTTTCGGTGAAttttcttgccattcttgaatcgctcca from the Pochonia chlamydosporia 170 chromosome 6, whole genome shotgun sequence genome contains:
- a CDS encoding transcriptional elongation protein Spt4 (similar to Metarhizium acridum CQMa 102 XP_007806791.1) translates to MSNFVTPGQQRYLRACMVCSIVMTYSRFRDEGCPNCEEFLHLAGSQDQIESCTSQVFEGLITLANPAKSWVAKWQRLDGYVAGVYAIKVSGQLPDEMRSTLEEEYRIQYIPRDGTETEADA
- a CDS encoding serine/threonine protein phosphatase PPT1 (similar to Coccidioides immitis RS XP_001242098.1); the encoded protein is MSQEAVDLKNQGNKSFAAGDFPAAVDFYSKAIALNDKEPTFFTNRAQAYIKTEAYGYAIIDTGKALELNPKLIKAYYRRGLARTAILRPKEAIDDFKECVRLDPNNKDARLKLEECKKIVRQLAFFAAIEVGDEPSAAEGLDLDSMVVEPEYDGVRLEDEMTQEFIDDMMERFKNGKKIHRKYVYQIILAVKKIVYDEATMVEMEIPDDVELTVCGDTHGQYFDLMELFRRNGVPNEKHWYLFNGDFVDRGSWSTEIALLLYAFKWLRPNGFFLNRGNHETDDMNRVYGFEGECKAKYNERVFKLFSESFSALPLATLVGEKYLVLHGGLFSDDNITLDDIRKLNRHNQRQPGQAGLMMEMLWTDPQDEPGRGPSKRGVGMQFGPDITKKFCEKNGLEAVIRSHEVRMDGYEVQHDGKCITVFSAPKYCDSTENRGAYINIKSDYKLRYEQFDAVPHPDIKPMAYAQNSLMSSLM